A window of Haliscomenobacter hydrossis DSM 1100 contains these coding sequences:
- a CDS encoding DUF7010 family protein codes for MQNLQDAQQDMRDGYAYGSIGIIVSGLVWFVSCLTVYFYSSQQAIWTLIIGGMFIYPLGTLIEKLLGHRGGHDKANPLGNLAMEGTIWMIMCIPLAYGLSFIKTEWFFQGMMMIIAGRYLTFASIYGMRLYWGLGALLGLSAYGLFSMGAGDFTSALTCGIIEMVFGTGVYVLFRYDKQKNAIS; via the coding sequence ATGCAAAATTTGCAAGATGCTCAACAGGATATGAGAGACGGCTATGCCTATGGCTCAATTGGAATTATTGTGTCCGGGTTGGTTTGGTTTGTTTCTTGTTTGACTGTGTATTTTTATTCGTCCCAACAGGCGATATGGACGCTAATTATTGGGGGGATGTTTATTTACCCCTTAGGAACACTAATTGAAAAATTATTGGGGCACAGAGGCGGTCACGACAAAGCTAACCCACTAGGCAACCTGGCCATGGAAGGTACAATTTGGATGATTATGTGCATCCCATTAGCCTATGGTTTATCTTTCATTAAGACCGAATGGTTTTTTCAGGGCATGATGATGATTATTGCGGGGCGATACCTAACTTTTGCAAGTATTTATGGCATGCGCCTGTATTGGGGCTTGGGAGCATTATTGGGATTAAGTGCTTATGGTCTTTTTAGCATGGGTGCAGGGGATTTTACTTCTGCATTGACTTGTGGCATCATTGAAATGGTTTTTGGCACGGGTGTCTATGTACTTTTCAGATATGACAAACAGAAAAACGCAATTAGTTGA
- a CDS encoding DUF6958 family protein gives MKEEQIQTLHPIPGKTNKRIALEKYAVIKEQILSILSQSELTHTELMEQLYAHVKDTFEGGVQWYGETVKLDLEARKMIERTGTKPEKYRLRTANA, from the coding sequence ATGAAAGAAGAACAAATACAAACCCTGCATCCTATTCCAGGCAAGACGAATAAACGTATTGCCCTGGAAAAATACGCGGTGATCAAGGAGCAGATTTTATCCATTTTAAGCCAATCCGAGCTGACGCATACGGAATTGATGGAGCAATTGTATGCCCATGTAAAAGACACCTTTGAAGGTGGAGTGCAATGGTATGGAGAGACGGTAAAATTGGATTTGGAAGCAAGAAAAATGATTGAAAGAACAGGGACCAAGCCGGAAAAGTATCGCTTAAGGACAGCGAACGCCTAG
- a CDS encoding M1 family metallopeptidase: protein MLIRFTLLLLLVSITAASAQQNKLPIRKTIETSQRSIRHDVPMTNTIRKAFQAGTRDFSGKPGPNYWQLEADYTIQASLDTATQTITGSEKIILHNNSKDDLKTIVLRLDHNLFRPEAQRGASVPAEATDGMVLTSLKVAGQAADLKAAPAMGRPAGNAGNGTAAKVSIFGLTQTVATINLVDPIKAGTTAELEIEWHTKLPGGPNGRGHRMTQRFDSKLFQPTQWYPRLAKYDDLRGWETSPYLGPSEFYNNFGKFDVSITVPGGWIVSGTGVLQNPNEVLTASARQRLSTVLNSDEEVTIVGETEKGPGQATAPGDKLTWHFVADKVNDFAWATARHFVWKATRANIPGKGPVPIHMVYLPERAKLFERAGKITRHALEFYSQLWAPYPFPQLTLQDGPSAGMEYPMVINSNQGAADHETAHQWWPMMLGTNETRYGWMDEGFNQYMNILSAADNQGKPYNLDGLGQSYGRMSGSENEAPMMWSANDAGSGYGFQTYSKAPLMLSMLGGIVGDQAVINAMKKYTAAWAYKHPSPWDYIFFMNNELGQDLEWFWYYWLWTTEAVDGSIKEVKTSGGKTTVKVQQAGQMPSPVVLKVEFEAEGPAIKTLSNAKMIDATTAEVTWPVSVWFDGQRTFDAVMDFGKRKIKKITFDPHGRFPDANAADNVWVQN, encoded by the coding sequence ATGCTCATTCGATTCACCCTTCTGCTCCTCCTGGTCAGCATCACCGCTGCATCCGCCCAACAAAACAAGCTTCCGATTCGCAAAACCATTGAAACGTCCCAACGTTCGATTCGGCACGATGTACCGATGACCAACACCATCCGCAAAGCCTTTCAGGCGGGTACACGCGACTTTTCAGGCAAACCTGGGCCAAACTATTGGCAATTGGAAGCCGACTACACCATTCAAGCCAGCCTCGATACTGCCACCCAAACCATCACCGGATCGGAAAAAATCATCCTGCACAACAACAGCAAAGACGACCTAAAAACGATCGTACTACGCCTTGATCACAACCTCTTTCGCCCGGAAGCCCAGCGTGGTGCATCCGTACCCGCTGAAGCCACCGATGGCATGGTTTTGACCAGCTTGAAGGTAGCAGGTCAGGCGGCGGATCTGAAGGCAGCTCCCGCGATGGGTCGCCCTGCTGGCAATGCTGGCAATGGTACAGCCGCAAAAGTGAGCATTTTTGGCCTTACGCAAACGGTGGCAACCATCAATCTGGTCGATCCGATTAAAGCCGGAACGACGGCAGAGTTGGAAATAGAATGGCACACCAAATTGCCCGGCGGCCCCAATGGGCGAGGTCATCGCATGACGCAGCGATTTGACAGCAAACTGTTTCAACCTACCCAATGGTACCCCCGCCTCGCCAAATATGATGACCTGCGTGGCTGGGAGACCAGCCCTTACCTGGGGCCATCAGAATTTTACAACAACTTCGGCAAATTTGACGTGTCAATCACCGTACCTGGAGGTTGGATTGTTAGTGGTACAGGGGTTTTGCAAAACCCCAACGAGGTGTTGACGGCAAGCGCCAGGCAACGCTTGTCCACAGTGCTCAACTCAGATGAAGAGGTGACCATTGTGGGTGAAACGGAAAAAGGCCCCGGGCAGGCCACTGCACCAGGCGACAAACTGACCTGGCATTTTGTGGCCGACAAGGTGAATGATTTTGCCTGGGCTACAGCCAGGCACTTTGTCTGGAAGGCCACCCGCGCAAACATTCCCGGCAAAGGCCCCGTTCCGATTCATATGGTTTATCTGCCCGAAAGAGCCAAACTCTTTGAACGCGCTGGCAAAATTACCCGCCATGCCCTGGAGTTTTACTCCCAGCTTTGGGCACCCTATCCCTTCCCTCAACTGACCCTGCAAGATGGCCCCAGCGCGGGTATGGAATACCCGATGGTCATCAACTCGAACCAGGGTGCGGCGGATCATGAAACGGCACACCAGTGGTGGCCGATGATGCTGGGTACCAATGAAACGCGCTACGGTTGGATGGACGAGGGCTTCAACCAGTACATGAACATCCTCTCTGCCGCCGACAACCAGGGAAAGCCCTATAATCTGGATGGCCTGGGCCAAAGTTATGGCCGAATGAGCGGCAGCGAAAATGAAGCGCCGATGATGTGGAGCGCCAATGACGCGGGCAGTGGCTATGGATTTCAAACCTACAGCAAAGCGCCCTTGATGCTCTCCATGCTGGGCGGAATTGTAGGAGATCAGGCGGTGATCAATGCCATGAAAAAATACACCGCAGCCTGGGCCTACAAGCACCCCTCACCCTGGGATTATATTTTCTTTATGAACAATGAATTGGGGCAAGATCTGGAATGGTTCTGGTACTACTGGTTGTGGACCACGGAAGCTGTTGATGGATCGATCAAAGAGGTAAAAACCAGCGGTGGCAAAACAACCGTAAAGGTTCAGCAGGCCGGACAGATGCCCTCACCGGTAGTGCTCAAGGTGGAGTTTGAAGCAGAAGGCCCGGCCATTAAAACCTTGTCCAACGCCAAAATGATTGATGCCACTACAGCCGAGGTTACCTGGCCGGTATCAGTTTGGTTTGACGGCCAGCGCACGTTTGATGCCGTCATGGATTTTGGCAAACGCAAGATCAAAAAGATCACCTTCGATCCACACGGCCGTTTTCCGGATGCCAATGCTGCGGACAACGTTTGGGTGCAGAATTAA
- a CDS encoding potassium/proton antiporter translates to MNLTIENILLVGSILLFVSIIVGKTSYKFGVPTLLLFLAIGMLAGSDGIGGIQFDNPKIAQFIGIVSLNFILFSGGLDTHWASVKPVLTEGIVLSTLGVLLTAVTLGTFVWYVTDFTVYESMLLGSIVSSTDVAAVFSILRSKSLALKFNLRPTLELESGSNDPMAYVLTLAFLTLVINQDKSLVSIIPLFFQQMILGGIAGLTFGRLSKFIINNIKLDFDGLYPVLVIALMFITFSATDVVGGNGFLAIYICAVYLGNQDLIHKKTIFRMYDGLAWLMQIVLFLTLGLLVFPSQVFPYMGIGLMISLFLIVVARPVSVFLSLVFFKMELRRRFYISWVGLRGAVPIVFATYPLLAGIDKANMIFNIVFFISVTSVLIQGTTLSIVAKWLKVALPETVKPLTEIDKLILELPKSVSQEIEILPNFYAVNKRIVDLNFPTSAFIVMIRRNGEYIRPGGSTEIEAKDILMVLADSQEDFAQVNDCLSKPLQMEKA, encoded by the coding sequence ATGAATCTAACAATTGAAAATATACTTTTGGTTGGTTCGATATTGCTATTTGTAAGCATTATTGTAGGTAAAACTTCATACAAATTTGGCGTCCCTACTTTATTGCTCTTTTTAGCAATCGGGATGCTGGCAGGCTCTGACGGCATTGGCGGCATTCAATTTGACAACCCAAAAATCGCACAATTCATTGGTATTGTTTCACTTAACTTTATTTTGTTTTCGGGTGGACTGGATACCCATTGGGCTTCGGTAAAACCAGTTCTCACCGAAGGAATTGTTTTATCCACATTGGGCGTATTGCTGACTGCCGTGACACTTGGAACTTTCGTTTGGTATGTTACCGACTTTACGGTTTACGAAAGTATGCTATTGGGCTCTATTGTTTCCTCCACCGACGTAGCAGCCGTATTTTCCATTTTACGCTCAAAAAGTCTGGCTTTAAAGTTCAACCTAAGACCCACCTTAGAGTTAGAAAGTGGAAGTAACGACCCGATGGCCTATGTGCTGACGCTTGCATTTCTGACCTTGGTCATTAACCAAGATAAGAGTTTAGTTTCGATTATTCCCTTGTTTTTCCAACAAATGATTTTGGGTGGAATTGCCGGACTTACCTTTGGGAGGTTAAGTAAATTCATCATCAACAACATCAAACTCGACTTTGATGGGCTTTATCCGGTGTTGGTTATCGCGCTGATGTTCATTACCTTTTCCGCTACCGACGTTGTGGGCGGGAACGGTTTTTTGGCCATTTACATTTGTGCGGTTTATTTGGGTAATCAAGACCTCATTCATAAAAAAACCATTTTTAGAATGTATGACGGCTTGGCCTGGCTGATGCAAATAGTTTTGTTCCTGACCTTGGGCCTCCTTGTTTTCCCTTCTCAGGTCTTTCCCTATATGGGTATTGGTTTAATGATTTCATTGTTCCTGATTGTGGTAGCCCGACCGGTAAGTGTTTTTCTCAGTTTGGTGTTTTTCAAAATGGAACTCAGAAGGCGATTTTATATTTCTTGGGTTGGTTTGCGTGGGGCTGTTCCCATCGTGTTTGCTACCTATCCCCTATTGGCTGGAATTGATAAAGCAAATATGATTTTCAATATTGTATTTTTTATTTCGGTTACCTCGGTGCTGATTCAGGGAACAACTTTATCCATCGTGGCAAAATGGCTCAAGGTTGCTCTACCCGAAACCGTAAAACCGTTAACGGAAATTGATAAACTTATTCTGGAGCTTCCGAAATCCGTCTCGCAAGAAATCGAAATTTTGCCCAACTTTTATGCAGTAAACAAAAGAATCGTGGATTTGAATTTTCCAACATCCGCTTTCATTGTCATGATCAGGCGCAATGGTGAATACATTCGACCGGGCGGTTCAACCGAAATTGAAGCAAAAGATATATTGATGGTGCTTGCCGACAGTCAGGAAGATTTTGCTCAAGTAAATGATTGTCTAAGCAAACCATTGCAGATGGAAAAAGCTTAG
- a CDS encoding DUF2490 domain-containing protein yields MRKVVSIALLIMAANYSYGQKNSTNQDLVWYGLFTTFEINKKWYFQNELQERHYITPTAQHQFLIRTHLHRLLGTSGWETSLGMCLFLQNPNDPNAVDKLTVPELRPHLEFAYKQKLGKVTIDHRYRAEARFFHNTNSKRTALEDGFDFGNFRLRYRLQATIPLYKIADKRFLKLKVSDEIHLNAGNKISKNVFEQNRIYTGIGYDISQNLSFEVGYLNWFQQRPNGDFYNRDILRFTVAHKINLQKKEE; encoded by the coding sequence ATGAGAAAAGTAGTAAGCATTGCCCTTTTAATCATGGCAGCAAATTATAGCTACGGGCAAAAAAATAGTACAAACCAGGACTTAGTGTGGTATGGATTATTTACAACTTTTGAAATCAATAAAAAATGGTATTTTCAAAATGAGCTTCAAGAGCGCCATTACATTACCCCGACTGCACAACATCAATTTTTAATCAGAACTCACCTTCATCGCTTGTTGGGTACAAGCGGATGGGAGACATCTTTGGGGATGTGCTTGTTTCTTCAAAATCCAAACGACCCAAACGCAGTGGATAAGTTGACGGTTCCTGAACTCAGGCCCCACCTGGAATTTGCCTACAAACAAAAACTAGGGAAAGTAACTATTGACCATAGATATCGAGCGGAAGCCCGGTTTTTCCACAACACAAACTCGAAAAGAACAGCGCTGGAAGATGGATTTGACTTTGGCAATTTCCGGCTTCGTTACAGGCTACAAGCAACAATACCATTGTATAAAATAGCGGATAAAAGATTCCTGAAACTCAAAGTCAGTGACGAGATACATTTGAATGCGGGCAATAAAATTTCTAAAAATGTATTTGAACAGAATAGGATCTATACTGGCATAGGATATGACATTTCACAAAATTTAAGCTTTGAAGTTGGGTATTTGAATTGGTTTCAACAAAGACCAAATGGCGATTTTTACAACCGGGACATTTTAAGGTTTACCGTTGCTCACAAGATAAACTTACAGAAAAAGGAGGAATAA